DNA sequence from the Megalops cyprinoides isolate fMegCyp1 chromosome 24, fMegCyp1.pri, whole genome shotgun sequence genome:
CAGTCTTGCATGCTTTGAAAGTGTTCAGTCCACCTTTGACACAGTATGTGTGGCAGCTTTAATGACAGGCTGCTGATTTGTCAGGGGCACATTACGACTACATTTAAAActcaattttgcatttttaatagtTATTATCTTAAATTTTAACAGTTAAGGACCAAAGTAGAACATTAACCCAGGTATAGGCTCAGCGTTATGTTAGATGTGGAGAAATGCTAGAGAACCTTTTCCGCTCTATATGCAGACCATTACATTGCTTGGTGCACCAAGTAATTTTGTGGGAAAAGAGGTAATTTCTAGGTAGGCATGCCTCTGTCCAATGACTAAGACGTCTGCTTCCGCCACCAAACCCTTCAGACTCCAGACAACATTCCATCAACACATTAAGGCAACTCAAATGCtatatttacagaaaacagtAACTTTGCTGTTTTATGTTGGGGCAGTTTTTAATTGGTGAATTCAAAAATTTTACCAAGGATTCACTATAAATATAAGAATTACAACATGCTTGTATGTAGTACTACTACTAAAAACAATCATTCTCACATGAGCCCCAAATTaaacaataatgtttaattattatttaattttaaggTCTGAGGAAACATAGTCCTCCATTGCTCTGGATATGCTTAGCGCCGCGGATGCGTCTGTCTGCCTTGTGAGTCTCTAAccgtgtggtgtgtggtgtgctcAACCCTCCACAGCACGGTGAACACTACAGAATGGAAATCTACGAGGGCCCTAACTTCAGCGGACAGTGCATGGAGCTGTGCGACGACTGTCCCTTCCTGCAGAGCCGTGGCTACAGCAAGACCTGCATCAACTCCATCAGGGTCTATGGCGACGGAGCGTAAGTCCGGCCGTATGGGCCCCCTCCGGTGCCCGCTCTGAAATTGCCCGCCTCCGCCGTTTAATGTGTTACACATTATCACCGATGGATTTCTTTAGTGGTACAGTACTGAGATTAAGTGCCTTAATCTAAGGCTCCCAGAATTCCTAGCGTGCCACATCGCAGCCCAAAAGCAGACAGTGACGAGCTGTTGCTTTGGGTTATTTTTTATCCCTGTTGAAAAATCATCTTTTAAGTAAATGCTTAAATCAGATTATTCCAGATTAATAACCTGGATGATGAGTTACATATGAGTAACTGTCTGTACATATACCCAGTAAGCAATGTGGAGACCATACTGCGATTTATCTGCTTGGAAGGTGTTTGCCCCTTATCCCCAGTGTATAAAAAGTGAAAGAGTGGACTCTAGCATGGACTCTACAGTTCAGACTTCTAGTGCTCCTTTGCTAACCAGAACCATACTTTTTATCAAACAGACAGATTTGTGCAACACAGATCCTGTACAACATAGATAAGCTGTCAATGAATCAAAGACAGTCACCCCTAGTGTTGGAGCTCCAGAATTATATGTAATCATTTACAAAAGAATACTTGGAGTGAACAAATCCATTTCAGTctaatgaaacacagaaacacagattcAATCTGatgaatgacacattttaaaacaaaatagcattttttttcttgcactgtttttttttggtgatgtaATCAAGCACACATGAATTAATTATTGtattaattatgaatgaattaattatattaattatgtaAGCCTTCACCGTAAGTTCGAGCTGAAGTAAATTTATATGGATTTAACGACCGAAAGTACTGCAACTATACAATCTTATTAGGATGGCGAACTATATACTTTGCACTGGCAGCTTTGCTCCTGCGTGGCTGAACAAAGgtgcagtgaaaatgtaatcGCTCATTGAACGCCTTATCTCTGTGGTGATGAATGGGTGTCTGATCTGGCTGCCTTCTCTATCCATAGCTGGGTACTGTACGAAGAGCCCAACTTCCGCGGACGCATGTACGTCGTGGAGCGCGGAAACTACTGCTGTCACACCGAATGGCAAGGACACAGCGCCAACATGCAGAACGCCAATATTCAGTCCATCCGCAGGGTGGTCAACTACTTCTAAACCGTGCCCCATGGGACGGACTGTACTAATTACCTCTTTTGAgtgaaactgtaaaataataaataaaaaaaaaaacaaacaaaacaaaacaatattttatcaAACGCGTGTCCCTTTATTCGTGTCAGAATATACCTGAACAGACGGAACTTGAAACTAAaacgaaacacacacacataattataGTCTATATGCATGGCACAtaagtttaatttaaataatattgaAATGGTTATTGTCAATGTATCATTATCGTTATTATTAGACTATTAAGGGGCAGTGGTAATAGTAGTCGGCCAAGTAGAAGCAGGCCTGTTATACACGATCACACTGtttccagcacacacacacacacacacaaagaggcagagagtgacAGACAAAAAACCTAGTGAGAGAGCGAGTGGCAATTTATGCTAAACATTAGAGGGCTGGCGTGTGGTGTGGTTTGCTGATTTGTTTCTCTCGCAATATCAATTTTAGGGATATTGATAAgttttcaatatatatatatatatatatatatatatatatatatatatatatatatatatatatatatatatatatatatatatataatgtgttaCTTTTGCTTAGTATTAAAGACAGTAAACCCCAAACATCGGTCTTATACTTTCCACATCAGTTTCACAGTCCAAAAAAGTCATGCATCACACCGTTATAAAATAATCATTcttcacatgaataaatatattaccatcataaaatatttcatgggTTAATTTTTATTTCCCTTCACAGAAGTTTTCGActggttttttgttgttatacCTTACTGCTTGGTATAAATGTATTCGTaggatataaaatatataatgtactACATACTTAAATTGtatatattgatttatttaagtaTGTagtacattatatattttatatcctACGAATACAATGTTTACACTATTTTATacctacatatatatatgtttgtatgacATATTCTTACATAACAAAATTTATCGTTTTTAATattgataatattaataaatgtttaacCGACCTCACCTGTGTCTTTCCGTGTACTAAAGAATGTCATATAAATTCCCTGTTAAGAGGAAATCGAGCCAACTGGCCCTTCGGTAGTTAGACTAGGTTTGAATACAGTAAATCgtgtaaaatattaacaatgatTCCTTCGCAAAACGGTACATCCATTACCGTTTTCAATACAACTCCGATGTGATGGGAAGCGGCACCTCCAGAACGCGGTACCTGAGAAACGTGCGTTCAGGTCACCGCAAAGGCTTTAACTGGTTAAATCTCAGCCTGGACGGAAGGAACCTGTTAACCTGCAGTGAAGAAGCAACCACATGCTTGGGGAGGACAACAGCGTAACAATGGCCCgtaggttttcaaggtaaccTTGCTCAAATTTAACTCTGAATTGACCTTTCTCGACAGTGACTTTAAGAgattctttctctgtgtttcatcGTCAAAGAAGGGATGCGTGCCGTTTTAGACtccaaacagacagaaaaaatagaCGGAAAGTAACGGGTCATGCCCAAGGGCGTAGGAGAAAGTTTGATATTGGTCTGTATAtgtaatcccagtccttaaaggagcatatatcttgattgaagaataaaaaaatatccgGATGGCTTCAAATAAGAAGGTATGCGCGTGTAAACACCGtttaagtgctttcaagaagagctgcacacctctgttactactaaactcatctggacataggagatgcacatctgggcCAGAGTTTGCCCCACATTaaggtgtgtcacccaacattaggatgtgtctcattaggcctataAGAAGAGTTAATTTCCTcgtggagatggaaagtgtatgacactaatccacataaccaaatgtcacactttgatgtaatgatggCATGCCATctaatcacagcagaagactgccaaatatggactacacacagcagacaggttttccctcactgtatagccagggaaaacaggtgcaacgttgatgaaaatctgtggcctttaacaggaaagcatggaagtaGGCTACAGTAGATACTGTGTGTacgtttttttgtttaacttaattaaaacatttattcgtctgcagtttctaaaatttaaaatgtcgactgaatactgcggtgaagttttcttcacaaaggTGTTCACACAATTGTCACACCGGTATTACTAACTAGATAGCTGATactaactttacctcagcaacaggcctgtcagtgacaaaacaggtggctagctaacgctagcttgttcattaacgaCCAGCGAAATAAGTAACGAGCTAACgttataaatgaaaatttacGACATAATACTGTTCAGCAGTAGGCTATAGAGAATTTGATACCGAAAATAGCGTGCGGCAAGTAGCCCAGAATACTTCCTattcgaaaataaaaacctgtttaacgGGTTTACTGTGCCTGCGGTcgtcgtttaacatgaattcaacatatcctgaaatcaaattttatttaacgtatagtagtttcaacagtacagaaacgGGAAGGGGACGACGAAGACAAAAACAGCGCACACAAATAttgggggtttgggggtttggggtccccccccccccccggttccTACGCCCCTGGTCATGCATAGCACGTTGCGTTTCCAGCCAGAGGGATAACACCTTACTTGCtgtttgaaattgtttaaatgtaacGCTATCTGGCCACTCAGAATCAAATCGGTCTTTTTAAGCATATCTTTTCAAAGAGAGAACCTGTAAAGGGAAccattatgtatatatataaccACCTTACTTCAGACTACTCAGATGTACCCAAGAAcctaattatttatttatgcattttatttaattatgagTTGAGGAATTAATCCGAGAATAGAAATAGAAAACTTGCAATATAGGGTAgaattactattattttaaattattttgtttaactgtattattgtatttattgtattgttcaTTGTATTGTCTTGTATTGTATAATTCTGtctacatttatgttttcaatgtcgACACTTGCACCAAGAGAAATTTTTGTCATGATACCTGTTGCATTGTGACTGGTGTGTTGTGATGCATATGACAGTGTTACTCATACACAGCCCTGTCTAAGAGTAAGCTGTGCTGTGTAGGTGATTTTATGGGGAATTGTTGTGATTAATGGGCTTGTTTGAATAAATGCTTTGGGTAATTGAAGAGCAGGGCTGCTTGTTGTTCTATTTTAAAGCTCAGTCTGAGAATTAAttgctcatttgttttcaaGCTCGTCATTGTCCCTTTTCCCTATTGCTGCTTACCTGAAATGACTGTTGACTACTCTAGATTTGCCTGACAGAGTTATGGAGGtggaatgttatttttttgtagaATTAATCAACAAACATCCCCCCTGAGTGACTGTAACATGCTGTGGAACTGGATGATAGTCAAATACAATGTGATAGAGGAAGCTCTTCCATTGCTGGCTCTTTTCAGAAGGAATTATTaaactgcattgtgtttgaTGCCATCTTCTTCGTGAATCTGACACCAGTATCATTTGATTGTTAGATGGTTGGAGCATGTTGATGTCACAGTATTATTTGATTATCAGATGGTTGGAACATGAAGATGTCACGGTATGATTTGAGTGTGAGATGGGTGGAGCATGACGATGTCATACTGTGATTTGGTGGATAATGCCATGACCCCTCCCTCTTCACCTTTTAGACTTCTGGTGTTGGTGGCCAGATGCTGTGTGTTCAGAGGCTCTTATGACGGCATGGTGGGAGTGAGCCTGGCATGGTGAGCCTGGATGGTGGCAGGCCACAGTGGGAGTTCTGGCGGCACTGCTGTGCTGGGCTGGTGCTGACCCACTTCTCCTCCTAAGACCTGCTGCCAGAGCACAGGTCAGACAGTGAGCAGAACCGGGACTTCTGGTCACGAGTTTGCCTGGTCACCTGGTCTCCGCTATAGCTGGTGTCTGACAGGCAGTGCTACCAGATGCTGTCGGGCCACAAGGGGCAGTGCTCTGCATGGGGCTGGACACGCCCACCAAGATCCTCTTCATGAACTGCAGGGATCACATGGTGCAGTTCTAGGACCTCACCACTGGGGAGAGATTTAAATATTGCAGGGCCACCGGGGCTCCATTATCTGTCACACAAAGTGTAAAACATCATGTAACATCATCTAACATGAAGTGTCCATTCTGATTTTCCTGCTATTGCCTTTAACACGCCTGTTCCTGAGTGGTTCAGTCAGTCAGGGCTCTCCATTAGGTTATGCCATTTGCTGACAAagaccagtaggtggcagtagTGGAATGTAATTGCTTCTTTCCATCAAGGTAGAGTCGGTTCAAAAACACCTCAACAACACCCTTTAGTGACTTGTCAGGCACCTTTGACTTGCctgagatgacatcagtggaggaTACACCTATTCTCCTTTTGGCGATTGCAGACACCATAAAATGTGTTCAGTAGTTTCCTTAAAGGAACAGGATGGGCTGTTGCTGATCGAGTGCTTTAAAACTCAGCAGTGGTGCCGGGATGTAGCGTTCAGACTCAGCCCAAGAAACTGGTCAAACTGGT
Encoded proteins:
- the LOC118771422 gene encoding gamma-crystallin N-A, whose amino-acid sequence is MSQYSGKIVFYEGRCFTGRKLEVYGDCDNFQDRGFMNRVNSIRVESGAWICYDHPDFRGQQYMLERGEYPEFQRWNGHNDHMGSCRPIRMHGEHYRMEIYEGPNFSGQCMELCDDCPFLQSRGYSKTCINSIRVYGDGAWVLYEEPNFRGRMYVVERGNYCCHTEWQGHSANMQNANIQSIRRVVNYF